From a region of the Equus przewalskii isolate Varuska chromosome 2, EquPr2, whole genome shotgun sequence genome:
- the PTCH2 gene encoding protein patched homolog 2 isoform X7, protein MARPPPLGELPPGYTPPAQPAAPQILVGSLKAPLWLRAYFQSLLFSLGCGIQRHCGKVLFLGLLAFGALALGLRVAIIETDLEQLWVEVGSRVSQELHYTKEKLGEEAAYTSQMLIQTPRQEGENVLTPEALGLHLQAALTASKVQVSLYGKSWDLNKICYKSGVPLIENGMIERMIEKLFPCVILTPLDCFWEGAKLQGGSAYLPGRPDIQWTNLDPEQLLEELGPFASLEGFRELLDKAQVGQAYVGRPCLHPDDLHCPPSAPNHHSRQPPNVAQELSGGCHGFSHKFMHWQEELLLGGTARGSQGQLLRAEALQSTFLLMSPRQLYEHFRGDYQTHDIGWSEEQAGTVLQAWQRRFVQLAQEALPGNASQQIHAFSSTTLDDILHAFSEVSAARVVGGYLLMLAYACVTMLRWDCARSQGAVGLAGVLLVALAVASGLGLCALLGIAFNAATTQVLPFLALGIGVDDIFLLAHAFTEAPPGTPLQERTGECLQRTGTSVTLTSVNNMVAFFMAALVPIPALRAFSLQAAIVVGCNFAAVMLVFPAVLSLDLHRRHCQRLDVLCCFSSPCSARVIQILPQELEDRTVPVGIAHLTATVQAFAHCEANSQHVVTILPPQAHLVPPPSDPLGSELFSPGGSTRDLLGQEEGTRQKAACKSLPCARWNLAHFARYHFAPLLLQSHTKAMVLVLFGALLGLSLYGATLVQDGLALTDVVPRGTKEHAFLSAQLRYFSLYEVALVTQGGFDYAHSQRALFDLHQRFSSLKAVLPPPATQAPRTWLHYYRNWLQGIQAAFDQDWASGRITRHSYRNGSEDGALAYKLLIQTGDVQEPLDFSQLTTRKLVDKEGLIPPELFYLGLTVWVSSDPLGLAASQANFYPPPPEWLHDKYDTTGENLRISGPAALLPAGCLHPVGVHFPRLCPAAAQPLDSWPHSAGPGDDDCGALWHHGFPGHQAERHPCGDPCGFCRHWCRVHGPRGASEYRHGAGAGQLIQCSSDDYQAPTV, encoded by the exons TGGGCAGCCGGGTGAGCCAGGAGCTGCATTACACCAAGGAGaagctgggggaggaggctgcGTACACCTCCCAGATGCTGATACAGACTCCCCGCCAGGAAGGGGAGAATGTTCTCACGCCTGAGGCACTTGGCCTccacctccaggcagccctcACTGCCAGTAAAGTGCAAGTATCACTCTACGGAAA GTCCTGGGATTTGAACAAAATCTGCTACAAATCAGGAGTCCCCCTAATTGAAAATGGAATGATTGAGCGG ATGATTGAGAAGCTGTTTCCGTGCGTGATCCTCACTCCCCTCGACTGTTTCTGGGAGGGAGCCAAGCTCCAAGGGGGCTCTGCCTACTTGCC GGGTCGCCCCGACATCCAGTGGACCAACCTGGATCCAGAGCAGCTGCTAGAGGAGCTGGGCCCCTTTGCTTCCCTTGAGGGCTTCCGGGAGCTGCTAGACAAGGCACAGGTGGGCCAGGCCTACGTGGGGCGGCCCTGTCTGCACCCTGATGACCTCCACTGCCCGCCTAGTGCCCCTAACCATCACAGCAGGCAG CCTCCCAATGTGGCTCAGGAGTTGAGTGGGGGCTGCCACGGCTTCTCCCACAAGTTCATGCACTGGCAGGAAGAACTGCTGCTGGGAGGCACGGCCAGGGGCTCCCAAGGACAGCTGCTGAG GGCAGAGGCCCTGCAAAGTACCTTCCTGCTAATGAGTCCCCGGCAGCTGTATGAGCACTTCCGGGGCGACTACCAGACACATGACATTGGCTGGAGCGAGGAGCAGGCTGGCACAGTGCTGCAGGCCTGGCAGCGGCGCTTTGTGCAG CTGGCCCAGGAGGCCCTGCCTGGGAATGCATCCCAGCAGATCCACGCCTTCTCCTCCACTACCCTGGATGACATCCTGCACGCCTTCTCTGAAGTCAGTGCTGCCCGTGTGGTCGGAGGCTATCTGCTCATG ctgGCCTATGCCTGCGTGACGATGCTGCGATGGGACTGTGCCCGGTCCCAGGGTGCTGTGGGCCTTGCCGGGGTGCTGCTGGTGGCCCTGGCCGTGGCCTCAGGCCTTGGGCTCTGTGCCCTGCTCGGCATCGCCTTCAATGCTGCCACTACCCAG GTGCTGCCCTTCTTGGCACTGGGCATCGGCGTGGATGACATCTTCCTGCTGGCACATGCCTTCACAGAGGCTCCACCTGGCACCCCTCTTCAG GAGCGCACAGGTGAGTGTCTGCAGCGCACCGGCACCAGCGTCACACTCACGTCCGTCAACAACATGGTTGCGTTCTTCATGGCCGCCCTGGTTCCCATCCCTGCACTGCGGGCCTTCTCCTTGCAG GCAGCCATAGTGGTTGGCTGCAACTTTGCAGCCGTGATGCTTGTCTTCCCAGCAGTCCTCAGCTTGGACCTGCACCGGCGCCACTGCCAGCGCCTTGATGTGCTCTGCTGCTTCTCTAg CCCCTGCTCTGCTCGGGTGATTCAGATTCtgccccaggagctggaggatAGGACAGTACCAGTAGGCATTGCCCACCTGACTGCCACAGTTCAAGCCTTTGCCCACTGTGAAGCCAACAGCCAGCATGTGGTCACCATCCTACCCCCGCAAGCCCACCTGGTGCCCCCACCTTCCGACCCACTGGGCTCTGAGCTCTTCAGCCCAGGAGGGTCCACAAGGGACCTTCTaggccaggaggaggggacaAGGCAGAAGGCGGCCTGCAAGTCCCTGCCCTGTGCCCGCTGGAATCTTGCCCATTTCGCCCGCTATCACTTTGCACCCTTGCTGCTCCAGTCACACACCAAG GCCATGGTGCTGGTGCTTTTTGGGGCTCTTCTGGGCCTGAGCCTCTACGGAGCAACCTTGGTGCAGGATGGGCTGGCCTTGACAGATGTGGTGCCTCGGGGCACCAAGGAGCATGCCTTCCTGAGCGCCCAGCTCAGGTACTTCTCCCTGTATGAGGTGGCCCTGGTGACACAGGGTGGCTTTGACTACGCCCACTCCCAACGCGCCCTCTTTGATCTGCACCAGCGCTTCAGTTCCCTCAAGGCCGTACTGCCCCCGCCTGCCACCCAGGCGCCCCGCACCTGGCTGCACTATTACCGCAACTGGCTACAGG GAATACAGGCTGCATTTGACCAGGACTGGGCTTCTGGGCGCATCACCCGTCACTCATACCGCAATGGCTCTGAGGATGGGGCCCTGGCCTACAAACTGCTTATCCAGACTGGGGATGTCCAGGAGCCTCTGGATTTTAGCCAG CTGACCACGAGAAAGCTGGTGGACAAGGAGGGGCTAATTCCACCGGAGCTCTTCTACCTGGGGCTGACCGTGTGGGTGAGCAGTGACCCCCTAGGTCTGGCAGCCTCACAGGCCAACTTCTACCCCCCACCTCCTGAGTGGCTGCATGACAAGTACGACACCACCGGGGAGAACCTTCGCA TATCTGGGCCTGCGGCACTGCTTCCTGCTGGCTGTTTGCATCCTGTTGGTGTGCACTTTCCTCGTCTGTGCCCTGCTGCTGCTCAACCCCTGGACAGCTGGCCTCATA GTGCTGGTCCTGGCGATGATGACTGTGGAGCTCTTTGGCATCATGGGTTTCCTGGGCATCAAGCTGAGCGCCATCCCTGTGGTGATCCTTGTGGCTTCTGTAGGCATTGGTGTCGAGTTCACGGTCCACGTGGCGCTAGTGAGTACAGGCacggggcaggggcaggccagcTGATTCAGTGTTCATCAGATGattatcaagcacctactgtgtga
- the PTCH2 gene encoding protein patched homolog 2 isoform X8 gives MARPPPLGELPPGYTPPAQPAAPQILVGSLKAPLWLRAYFQSLLFSLGCGIQRHCGKVLFLGLLAFGALALGLRVAIIETDLEQLWVEVGSRVSQELHYTKEKLGEEAAYTSQMLIQTPRQEGENVLTPEALGLHLQAALTASKVQVSLYGKSWDLNKICYKSGVPLIENGMIERMIEKLFPCVILTPLDCFWEGAKLQGGSAYLPGRPDIQWTNLDPEQLLEELGPFASLEGFRELLDKAQVGQAYVGRPCLHPDDLHCPPSAPNHHSRQPPNVAQELSGGCHGFSHKFMHWQEELLLGGTARGSQGQLLRAEALQSTFLLMSPRQLYEHFRGDYQTHDIGWSEEQAGTVLQAWQRRFVQLAQEALPGNASQQIHAFSSTTLDDILHAFSEVSAARVVGGYLLMLAYACVTMLRWDCARSQGAVGLAGVLLVALAVASGLGLCALLGIAFNAATTQVLPFLALGIGVDDIFLLAHAFTEAPPGTPLQERTGECLQRTGTSVTLTSVNNMVAFFMAALVPIPALRAFSLQAAIVVGCNFAAVMLVFPAVLSLDLHRRHCQRLDVLCCFSSPCSARVIQILPQELEDRTVPVGIAHLTATVQAFAHCEANSQHVVTILPPQAHLVPPPSDPLGSELFSPGGSTRDLLGQEEGTRQKAACKSLPCARWNLAHFARYHFAPLLLQSHTKAMVLVLFGALLGLSLYGATLVQDGLALTDVVPRGTKEHAFLSAQLRYFSLYEVALVTQGGFDYAHSQRALFDLHQRFSSLKAVLPPPATQAPRTWLHYYRNWLQGIQAAFDQDWASGRITRHSYRNGSEDGALAYKLLIQTGDVQEPLDFSQLTTRKLVDKEGLIPPELFYLGLTVWVSSDPLGLAASQANFYPPPPEWLHDKYDTTGENLRSAGPGDDDCGALWHHGFPGHQAERHPCGDPCGFCRHWCRVHGPRGASEYRHGAGAGQLIQCSSDDYQAPTV, from the exons TGGGCAGCCGGGTGAGCCAGGAGCTGCATTACACCAAGGAGaagctgggggaggaggctgcGTACACCTCCCAGATGCTGATACAGACTCCCCGCCAGGAAGGGGAGAATGTTCTCACGCCTGAGGCACTTGGCCTccacctccaggcagccctcACTGCCAGTAAAGTGCAAGTATCACTCTACGGAAA GTCCTGGGATTTGAACAAAATCTGCTACAAATCAGGAGTCCCCCTAATTGAAAATGGAATGATTGAGCGG ATGATTGAGAAGCTGTTTCCGTGCGTGATCCTCACTCCCCTCGACTGTTTCTGGGAGGGAGCCAAGCTCCAAGGGGGCTCTGCCTACTTGCC GGGTCGCCCCGACATCCAGTGGACCAACCTGGATCCAGAGCAGCTGCTAGAGGAGCTGGGCCCCTTTGCTTCCCTTGAGGGCTTCCGGGAGCTGCTAGACAAGGCACAGGTGGGCCAGGCCTACGTGGGGCGGCCCTGTCTGCACCCTGATGACCTCCACTGCCCGCCTAGTGCCCCTAACCATCACAGCAGGCAG CCTCCCAATGTGGCTCAGGAGTTGAGTGGGGGCTGCCACGGCTTCTCCCACAAGTTCATGCACTGGCAGGAAGAACTGCTGCTGGGAGGCACGGCCAGGGGCTCCCAAGGACAGCTGCTGAG GGCAGAGGCCCTGCAAAGTACCTTCCTGCTAATGAGTCCCCGGCAGCTGTATGAGCACTTCCGGGGCGACTACCAGACACATGACATTGGCTGGAGCGAGGAGCAGGCTGGCACAGTGCTGCAGGCCTGGCAGCGGCGCTTTGTGCAG CTGGCCCAGGAGGCCCTGCCTGGGAATGCATCCCAGCAGATCCACGCCTTCTCCTCCACTACCCTGGATGACATCCTGCACGCCTTCTCTGAAGTCAGTGCTGCCCGTGTGGTCGGAGGCTATCTGCTCATG ctgGCCTATGCCTGCGTGACGATGCTGCGATGGGACTGTGCCCGGTCCCAGGGTGCTGTGGGCCTTGCCGGGGTGCTGCTGGTGGCCCTGGCCGTGGCCTCAGGCCTTGGGCTCTGTGCCCTGCTCGGCATCGCCTTCAATGCTGCCACTACCCAG GTGCTGCCCTTCTTGGCACTGGGCATCGGCGTGGATGACATCTTCCTGCTGGCACATGCCTTCACAGAGGCTCCACCTGGCACCCCTCTTCAG GAGCGCACAGGTGAGTGTCTGCAGCGCACCGGCACCAGCGTCACACTCACGTCCGTCAACAACATGGTTGCGTTCTTCATGGCCGCCCTGGTTCCCATCCCTGCACTGCGGGCCTTCTCCTTGCAG GCAGCCATAGTGGTTGGCTGCAACTTTGCAGCCGTGATGCTTGTCTTCCCAGCAGTCCTCAGCTTGGACCTGCACCGGCGCCACTGCCAGCGCCTTGATGTGCTCTGCTGCTTCTCTAg CCCCTGCTCTGCTCGGGTGATTCAGATTCtgccccaggagctggaggatAGGACAGTACCAGTAGGCATTGCCCACCTGACTGCCACAGTTCAAGCCTTTGCCCACTGTGAAGCCAACAGCCAGCATGTGGTCACCATCCTACCCCCGCAAGCCCACCTGGTGCCCCCACCTTCCGACCCACTGGGCTCTGAGCTCTTCAGCCCAGGAGGGTCCACAAGGGACCTTCTaggccaggaggaggggacaAGGCAGAAGGCGGCCTGCAAGTCCCTGCCCTGTGCCCGCTGGAATCTTGCCCATTTCGCCCGCTATCACTTTGCACCCTTGCTGCTCCAGTCACACACCAAG GCCATGGTGCTGGTGCTTTTTGGGGCTCTTCTGGGCCTGAGCCTCTACGGAGCAACCTTGGTGCAGGATGGGCTGGCCTTGACAGATGTGGTGCCTCGGGGCACCAAGGAGCATGCCTTCCTGAGCGCCCAGCTCAGGTACTTCTCCCTGTATGAGGTGGCCCTGGTGACACAGGGTGGCTTTGACTACGCCCACTCCCAACGCGCCCTCTTTGATCTGCACCAGCGCTTCAGTTCCCTCAAGGCCGTACTGCCCCCGCCTGCCACCCAGGCGCCCCGCACCTGGCTGCACTATTACCGCAACTGGCTACAGG GAATACAGGCTGCATTTGACCAGGACTGGGCTTCTGGGCGCATCACCCGTCACTCATACCGCAATGGCTCTGAGGATGGGGCCCTGGCCTACAAACTGCTTATCCAGACTGGGGATGTCCAGGAGCCTCTGGATTTTAGCCAG CTGACCACGAGAAAGCTGGTGGACAAGGAGGGGCTAATTCCACCGGAGCTCTTCTACCTGGGGCTGACCGTGTGGGTGAGCAGTGACCCCCTAGGTCTGGCAGCCTCACAGGCCAACTTCTACCCCCCACCTCCTGAGTGGCTGCATGACAAGTACGACACCACCGGGGAGAACCTTCGCA GTGCTGGTCCTGGCGATGATGACTGTGGAGCTCTTTGGCATCATGGGTTTCCTGGGCATCAAGCTGAGCGCCATCCCTGTGGTGATCCTTGTGGCTTCTGTAGGCATTGGTGTCGAGTTCACGGTCCACGTGGCGCTAGTGAGTACAGGCacggggcaggggcaggccagcTGATTCAGTGTTCATCAGATGattatcaagcacctactgtgtga